Genomic window (Rathayibacter sp. VKM Ac-2760):
CGCTGGCCGCGGCCGACCGGGATCATCGCGTCGATGGCCTTGATGCCGGTCTGCAGCGGCTCGTGGACCGACTTGCGCGACATGACGCCGGGGGCCTGGAGCTCGAGGGCGCGGCGGCCCTCGGAGGCGATGTCGCCGAGTCCGTCGATCGGGTTGCCGAGCGGGTCGACGACGCGGCCGAGGTAGCCGTCGCCGACGGGGACGGAGAGGACCTCGCCCGTGCGGGTGACCTCCATGCCCTCCTCGATGCCGGAGAACTCGCCAAGGACGACGACGCCGATCTCGTTCTCGTCGAGGTTCTGGGCGAGGCCCAGGACGCCGTTGGAGAAGCGGATCAGCTCGTTCGCCATGACGCCGGGGAGACCCTCGACGTGGGCGATGCCGTCGGCGGCGTCGATGACGTAGCCGACCTCGGTGGTGGACGCCTTGCCCGGCTCGTACGACGAGACGAAGTCCTTCAGCGCGTCGCGGATCTCATCCGGGCTGATGGTGATATCTGCCATGGGAATTCCTATTCGTTGGGTCCGTGCGAGCCGAAGCGGTCGTCGGGGCCTGACCTGGGTGGTGCGGAGGTCGGAGGCGGCGCGAGCCGCTCCCTGAGGATACGTGCGTCCGTCAGGACGCGAGCTGGAGCTTCAGGTCGGACAGCCGCGCCGAGACGGTTCCGTCGATGACCTCGTCGCCGACGTGCAGTCGCATGCCGCCCAGGAGGGAGGGGTCGACCAGGACGTTGACGGAGACCGGGCGGCCGTACTGGCGCGTGAGCGCCGAGCGGAGCCGGTCGAGCTGCTCGGGGTGCAGCGGAGCCGCGACCGAGACCGTGGCGATGGTGAAACCGCCCTGATCGGCGACGACGCCCGCGGCGAAGCGGACGAGCTCGGGGATGCGGCGACCGCGCGGGTGCGCGATCAACTGGCGGAGGATCGCGAGCGTCTCCGCGGCGGCCTTGCCCTCGAGGAGGCGCTGCACGAGCGCGACCTTCGAGTCCGCGGCGGCGAGCTTGCTGCCGAGCGCGAGCTCGAGCTGCGCGTCCGACGCCACGACGGCGCCGAAGGTCTGCAGCTCGGTCTCGAGCGAGACTCCCTCCGGAGTGGCGGAGGCGATCGCGCGGACCCCGACCTCCTCGATCCCGGCGATCAGATCGCTCGGGCTCGACCAGCGGTGTCCGACGACGACGGTGAGCAGGCGCTTGGCCGGCTCGCCGAAGGGCGCGAACACCCGGGCGACGAGAGCCTGGCGGCTGCCCGCGTCGGTGCTCGGGTCGGAGAGGACCGTGCGCAGCTGCGCCTGCCCGTCGATGACCCGGGCCGCCTCGAAGAGCTGCTGGGCCGTGTCGAGGGACGCCTGGCCGCCGAGGGCGGAGAGCTCCGCCTTCGCCGACGCGAGTGCCT
Coding sequences:
- a CDS encoding F0F1 ATP synthase subunit delta, whose amino-acid sequence is MGSASRQALASAKAELSALGGQASLDTAQQLFEAARVIDGQAQLRTVLSDPSTDAGSRQALVARVFAPFGEPAKRLLTVVVGHRWSSPSDLIAGIEEVGVRAIASATPEGVSLETELQTFGAVVASDAQLELALGSKLAAADSKVALVQRLLEGKAAAETLAILRQLIAHPRGRRIPELVRFAAGVVADQGGFTIATVSVAAPLHPEQLDRLRSALTRQYGRPVSVNVLVDPSLLGGMRLHVGDEVIDGTVSARLSDLKLQLAS